The following are encoded together in the Plasmodium malariae genome assembly, chromosome: 1 genome:
- the PmUG01_01034900 gene encoding tryptophan-rich protein, with protein sequence MKSILFFVSASAVIFKLSSTSESVNGCFRGICTGKTKPPLCKSYNGPEDMPNEYLRQKIWEFKKLEEKKNHNWNLWFKKQKKDMIKDFKKKNNAWFGNKNEKWNNFLYNLEEKWLHYNPNMKEEYKSDLYDVCSNWSDNQWIEWFKTHGLNYITSDFESWFNEIISSYNKIMTCKLINWKEKKKNEWDSHPYRLYEVDRWTRWVEKLLFLDKDIYIKVSAYRQWDQRIRNEEYLWNFLIRRIKKKYIDDVNMMVKQWCKEVMTDYNKWLISFYINWIENKQWNVWLIEKKMK encoded by the exons atGAAGTCAATACTCTTTTTTGTATCAGCTTCCGctgttatatttaaattatcttcTACCTCTGAAAGTGTTAATGGTTGCTTTAGGGgg ataTGTACTGGAAAAACAAAGCCTCCACTTTGTAAGTCTTATAATGGTCCTGAGGATATGCCAAACGAATATTTAAGACAAAAAATATGggaatttaaaaagttagaagaaaaaaaaaatcataattgGAATTTATggtttaaaaaacaaaaaaaagatatgataaaggattttaaaaagaaaaataatgctTGGTTTGGAAACAAAAATGAGAAatggaataattttttgtacaaCTTAGAGGAAAAATGGTTACACTATAATCCCAATATGAAGGAAGAATATAAATCAGATCTTTATGATGTATGCTCGAATTGGAGTGACAATCAATGGATAGAATGGTTCAAAACACATggattaaattatataacatcAGATTTTGAAAGTTGGTTCAATGAAATTATATCATcttacaataaaattatgacaTGCAAGTTAATTAATtggaaagaaaagaagaagaatgAATGGGATTCACATCCGTATAGGTTATACGAAGTTGATCGCTGGACACGCTGGgtggaaaaattattatttctagataaagatatttatataaaagtttCAGCGTATAGACAATGGGACCAAAGAATAAGAAATGAGGAATATTTGTGGAACTTTTTAATTAGgcgtattaaaaaaaaatatatagatgaCGTAAACATGATGGTAAAACAGTGGTGTAAAGAAGTTATGACCGACTATAACAAATGGTTGATatccttttatataaattggaTAGAAAATAAACAGTGGAATGTATGG